The Mycobacterium paragordonae genome includes a region encoding these proteins:
- a CDS encoding TetR/AcrR family transcriptional regulator, with protein MSPARVYGGLSATQRDAQRRALLIDAAVALMGKQGAAACTVTAVCTESGVTSRYFYQQFRDRDALLRAMFTKISTTFQAVITKAIPDDTVAPQELAYAPIKALVQMIENDPSMARILFVESGAEPLLRQLRSELMSEFAELVLREARLHLDIPSEVIQVADLAATYGVGGLFEILRRWIDGQLNLSTEVLIEHCAGFLGSLGLYTLGQKPDPAASHIQVDINSPAGHNR; from the coding sequence ATGAGTCCAGCACGTGTTTATGGCGGGCTGTCCGCAACTCAACGCGATGCGCAGCGCCGCGCACTGCTGATTGACGCCGCGGTCGCGCTCATGGGCAAGCAGGGAGCCGCCGCGTGCACCGTGACCGCTGTGTGTACGGAGTCAGGAGTGACGAGCCGGTACTTCTACCAGCAGTTTCGCGACAGAGACGCGCTCCTGCGTGCGATGTTCACCAAGATCTCCACCACCTTCCAAGCCGTGATCACCAAGGCGATACCGGATGACACCGTTGCTCCTCAAGAACTCGCTTACGCTCCGATAAAGGCCCTGGTTCAGATGATCGAGAACGATCCCAGCATGGCCCGCATATTGTTTGTCGAATCGGGCGCTGAACCCCTGCTTCGGCAGCTGCGAAGCGAACTGATGTCCGAATTTGCGGAGCTCGTCCTCAGAGAGGCCCGCCTGCATCTCGATATACCCAGCGAGGTGATTCAGGTCGCAGATCTCGCCGCTACCTACGGTGTCGGGGGCCTGTTCGAGATTCTCCGTCGCTGGATAGACGGACAACTAAACCTATCGACCGAAGTGCTTATCGAGCATTGTGCGGGTTTTCTCGGCAGTCTTGGCCTGTATACCCTCGGCCAGAAACCTGACCCGGCCGCTTCGCACATCCAGGTCGATATCAACTCCCCGGCGGGCCACAACAGATGA
- a CDS encoding PaaI family thioesterase: protein MGARHIFDGRHRGAPGIAHGGAVMTVLDDTVGMLLYVVGEMAVTRKLDTEFFAPVLLGVPYEVSAELVSRTGRKLEVRTELREEATGQLVASASGLFVVVTLDHFTSSIQKASSIRCTARPPWEG from the coding sequence GTGGGCGCCAGGCATATCTTCGACGGCCGACATCGCGGCGCACCCGGGATCGCACATGGCGGCGCAGTCATGACGGTTCTTGACGACACGGTGGGCATGCTGCTCTACGTCGTCGGTGAGATGGCCGTCACCCGTAAGCTCGACACCGAGTTCTTCGCGCCGGTATTGCTGGGGGTTCCCTACGAGGTCAGCGCGGAGCTCGTGTCCAGAACCGGCCGGAAACTCGAAGTGCGGACAGAATTGCGCGAGGAAGCCACCGGCCAGCTGGTCGCGTCCGCGTCCGGGTTATTCGTCGTCGTCACGCTGGATCACTTCACTAGCTCCATACAGAAGGCGTCGTCAATACGCTGCACTGCGCGACCACCCTGGGAAGGATGA
- a CDS encoding 2Fe-2S iron-sulfur cluster-binding protein, translating to MAVVTFVSHGGEKYEAPLEEGQSLMRVATNNAVPGIDGDCGGEAACGTCHVIVDPQWSDRVGLSGANEEEMLAMNPERQPTSRLSCQMQVSEAWDGLIVHLPEFQL from the coding sequence ATGGCAGTTGTCACATTTGTCTCCCACGGCGGCGAGAAGTATGAGGCGCCTCTCGAGGAAGGTCAGTCACTGATGCGGGTCGCGACCAACAATGCGGTGCCCGGCATCGACGGCGACTGCGGAGGCGAAGCCGCGTGCGGCACCTGCCATGTGATCGTCGATCCGCAATGGTCCGATCGGGTCGGCCTCTCCGGGGCCAATGAAGAGGAGATGCTCGCGATGAACCCCGAGCGTCAGCCGACCTCCCGGCTGTCCTGCCAGATGCAGGTCTCTGAGGCGTGGGACGGTTTGATCGTCCATCTGCCCGAGTTCCAACTGTGA
- a CDS encoding BtrH N-terminal domain-containing protein, producing the protein MTRIQVPYPHRRGGHCGSGALRDLTEWAQLGWGTEALSEGLVFTLGGVLDFSYVRSTQLFPQVYLVGRGSDLEQDYLSRVGAKFVVRSTDDPDVGWAFVTDEIDKGRPVMVWADIGELPYLRVRLHMSRHDIVITGYDDEQRVAYVVDNDRETTQTVAYDDLRRARSSVGFPTPTRHTTYHVDWPERVPDLGPIAAAALAASAAFMRGGAVGAPLLRIEAAEVESSGLKGVQDFADDVGHWPTLFDDDALTAALFGLGAFIEKAGTGGGLFRTLQADGCQNIADLLDDAATAEAAAAARHASKAWSTLAAAATDAGTSLRSRSLAAAKVAATIPDAETRLVEALETASRSVGTVDTGIEAHLKGYL; encoded by the coding sequence ATGACGAGGATTCAAGTTCCCTATCCCCATAGGAGGGGAGGGCACTGTGGTTCCGGTGCGCTTCGTGACCTTACTGAATGGGCCCAACTCGGATGGGGGACAGAAGCACTCAGTGAAGGATTGGTCTTCACCCTCGGCGGAGTCTTGGACTTCTCGTACGTCCGCTCTACGCAGTTGTTCCCCCAGGTGTACCTGGTAGGACGAGGAAGCGACCTGGAACAGGATTACCTCTCCCGGGTTGGCGCAAAGTTCGTCGTGCGATCGACCGATGACCCGGACGTGGGATGGGCATTTGTGACCGACGAAATCGACAAAGGTCGACCCGTCATGGTCTGGGCTGACATCGGCGAACTTCCTTACCTGCGCGTCCGATTGCACATGAGCCGTCACGACATTGTCATCACCGGATACGATGACGAACAACGGGTCGCCTATGTGGTCGATAATGACCGCGAGACAACCCAGACGGTGGCCTACGACGACCTACGCCGGGCGCGGTCCTCGGTCGGGTTTCCCACACCTACCCGGCACACCACATATCACGTCGACTGGCCAGAGCGAGTGCCAGACCTTGGGCCGATCGCGGCCGCTGCACTCGCCGCGAGCGCAGCGTTCATGCGCGGCGGTGCCGTAGGTGCGCCGCTACTGCGCATCGAGGCAGCTGAAGTCGAATCTTCCGGTTTGAAGGGTGTGCAGGACTTCGCCGATGACGTAGGGCATTGGCCAACGCTGTTCGATGACGATGCCCTGACCGCGGCATTGTTCGGGCTCGGGGCGTTCATCGAGAAAGCCGGTACCGGCGGCGGGCTCTTTCGTACGCTGCAGGCAGACGGTTGCCAGAACATCGCCGATCTCCTAGATGACGCCGCCACTGCCGAAGCGGCTGCCGCGGCCCGACATGCTTCCAAAGCGTGGTCTACGCTTGCGGCCGCAGCCACGGATGCCGGCACATCGCTACGGAGTCGTAGTCTAGCTGCGGCCAAAGTCGCCGCGACGATCCCGGACGCCGAAACGCGCCTCGTCGAAGCCCTCGAAACGGCCAGTCGATCCGTTGGCACTGTCGATACCGGCATCGAAGCTCATCTGAAAGGCTATCTGTGA
- a CDS encoding IS110 family transposase yields the protein MAQQLWAGVDAGKSDHHCVVIDAEGSRLLSQRVANDEAALLALIKAVAALADGGELTWAIDLNGGGAALLICLLMAAEQRLLYIPGRTIYHASASYRGDGKTDAKDAAIIADQARMRRDLQPLRAGDDIAVELRILTSRRADLVADRTRAINRLRAQLLDYFPALERAFDYSNSKAALLLLSSYQTPDGLRRAGAARLAAWLRKRKARNVDAVVATALAAANAQHTIMPGQQLAATVVARLAKEVMALDIEIGDTDTMIEERFRRHRHAEILLSMPGFGVTLAAEFLAATGGDMSAFDSVDRLAGVSGLAPVPRDSGRITGNLKRPRRYDRRLLRSCYLSAQIAIRTDPASRTYYDRKRAEGKTHTQAVLALARRRLNVLWAMLRDHTPYQPTATTAAAA from the coding sequence GTGGCGCAACAACTGTGGGCCGGTGTAGATGCTGGCAAGTCTGATCACCACTGTGTGGTCATTGATGCTGAGGGAAGTCGATTGCTCTCCCAGCGGGTCGCCAATGACGAGGCCGCACTGCTGGCGCTGATCAAGGCGGTTGCGGCGTTGGCCGATGGGGGTGAGCTCACCTGGGCGATCGACCTCAACGGCGGCGGGGCGGCATTGTTGATCTGCTTGTTGATGGCCGCTGAACAGCGGTTGCTCTACATCCCCGGCAGAACCATTTACCACGCCTCGGCTAGTTACCGCGGAGATGGCAAGACCGACGCCAAAGACGCCGCGATTATCGCCGATCAGGCACGGATGCGCCGCGACCTGCAACCGTTGCGGGCCGGTGATGACATCGCGGTCGAACTGCGCATCTTGACCAGTCGACGCGCTGATTTGGTCGCCGATCGCACGCGGGCAATCAACCGGCTGCGTGCCCAGCTGCTGGACTACTTCCCCGCCCTGGAACGCGCATTTGACTACAGCAACAGCAAGGCGGCGCTGCTGCTGCTCAGCAGCTACCAGACCCCCGACGGGCTGCGCCGTGCAGGTGCTGCTCGCCTGGCTGCATGGTTGCGCAAACGGAAGGCTCGCAATGTCGATGCCGTCGTAGCCACAGCGCTGGCGGCGGCCAACGCCCAGCACACCATCATGCCCGGACAACAATTGGCCGCCACCGTCGTAGCTCGCCTGGCCAAGGAGGTGATGGCCCTCGACATCGAAATCGGCGACACCGACACGATGATCGAGGAGCGATTTCGCCGCCACCGCCACGCCGAAATCCTGCTGAGCATGCCCGGATTCGGCGTCACCCTCGCCGCAGAGTTCCTGGCCGCCACTGGCGGCGACATGAGCGCATTCGACTCCGTCGACCGCCTCGCCGGCGTCTCCGGCCTGGCACCGGTTCCCCGCGACTCCGGACGCATCACAGGCAACCTCAAACGCCCACGACGCTACGACCGCCGACTCTTGCGCAGCTGCTACCTGTCGGCACAAATCGCCATCCGCACCGACCCCGCCTCGCGCACGTACTACGACCGCAAACGCGCCGAAGGCAAAACCCACACCCAAGCCGTGCTCGCTCTGGCCCGACGACGCCTCAACGTCCTGTGGGCAATGCTCCGCGACCACACGCCATATCAACCCACCGCAACTACTGCCGCGGCGGCTTGA
- a CDS encoding NDMA-dependent alcohol dehydrogenase, which translates to MKTRAAVLWGLGEKWEVEDIELDPPGPDEVLVQLTATGLCHSDEHLVTGDLPIPLPVVGGHEGAGTVVEVGAGVENVAEGDSVILTFLPSCGHCSYCARGMGNMCDLGAALMMGPQIDGTYRFHARGEDVGQMCLLGTFSEYTVVPKASLVKIDQGTPLDKAALIGCGVTTGYGSAVRTGEVRAGDTVAVIGAGGIGMNAIQGARIAGALNIVAVDPVAFKREQAGGFGATHAVATIDEAWSLISDITRGKLADVCVLTTDVAEGSYIGEALSLVGKRGRVVVTAIGHPEDTSMSGSLLELTLYEKQIRGALYGSSNAAHDIPRLVELYNAGHLKLDELITREYTLDQINEGYADMRSGRNIRGLIRF; encoded by the coding sequence ATGAAGACACGTGCTGCAGTGCTGTGGGGCCTAGGAGAAAAGTGGGAAGTCGAGGACATCGAGTTGGATCCTCCCGGCCCCGATGAAGTGCTCGTCCAGCTGACCGCGACCGGGTTGTGCCATTCCGACGAACACCTCGTGACCGGCGACCTGCCCATTCCGCTGCCCGTCGTCGGTGGCCACGAGGGTGCCGGCACCGTGGTCGAAGTGGGTGCGGGTGTCGAGAACGTCGCCGAGGGCGATTCGGTGATCCTGACGTTCCTGCCGTCGTGCGGGCACTGTTCCTATTGCGCGCGGGGGATGGGGAACATGTGCGACTTGGGTGCCGCGCTCATGATGGGACCCCAGATCGACGGCACTTACCGTTTCCATGCCAGGGGTGAGGACGTCGGCCAGATGTGCCTGCTGGGCACGTTCTCGGAATACACCGTGGTCCCCAAGGCGTCTCTGGTCAAAATCGACCAGGGGACACCGCTGGACAAGGCGGCGTTGATCGGGTGTGGTGTGACGACCGGGTACGGGTCGGCGGTGCGCACCGGTGAGGTGCGTGCCGGGGATACCGTGGCGGTGATCGGAGCCGGTGGCATCGGCATGAATGCGATTCAGGGTGCCCGCATCGCGGGCGCGTTGAACATCGTGGCTGTCGATCCGGTGGCGTTCAAGCGTGAACAAGCCGGCGGTTTCGGTGCGACGCATGCCGTTGCCACGATCGACGAGGCCTGGTCACTGATCAGTGACATCACCCGCGGCAAACTCGCCGATGTCTGCGTCTTGACCACCGATGTCGCCGAAGGGTCCTACATCGGCGAGGCGCTGTCCTTGGTCGGTAAACGCGGCCGTGTGGTCGTTACCGCGATCGGGCACCCCGAAGACACCTCGATGTCGGGTTCACTGCTGGAATTGACGCTGTATGAAAAGCAGATCCGCGGCGCTCTGTACGGTTCTTCGAACGCCGCCCACGACATCCCGCGGCTCGTCGAGCTCTACAACGCCGGACACCTCAAGCTGGATGAGCTGATCACCCGTGAGTACACCCTCGATCAGATCAACGAAGGCTACGCGGATATGCGATCGGGCCGCAACATCCGAGGACTCATCCGATTCTGA
- a CDS encoding SCP2 sterol-binding domain-containing protein: protein MAVFRDEDEVYAFLGGIFRRGLEKEGLADKLANSGVVLRVHYTDPDAVVTVDMPNKVVETGAASTAVPNVELFMSADTGNKFWLGKVNLTMAMAKGTVRAKGPVPKLIKLIPQAKNLFPEYRLMLESQNRQDLIDA, encoded by the coding sequence GTGGCGGTATTTAGGGACGAGGACGAGGTCTATGCCTTCCTGGGCGGGATCTTTCGGCGGGGTTTGGAGAAGGAGGGTCTGGCGGACAAGCTCGCGAATTCGGGTGTGGTGTTGCGGGTGCATTACACAGATCCGGATGCGGTTGTGACGGTGGACATGCCGAACAAGGTGGTGGAGACCGGAGCGGCCAGTACCGCGGTGCCCAACGTGGAGTTGTTCATGTCGGCAGACACGGGGAACAAGTTCTGGTTGGGGAAGGTGAACTTGACGATGGCGATGGCCAAGGGAACGGTACGTGCGAAAGGTCCGGTGCCGAAGTTGATCAAGTTGATCCCGCAGGCCAAGAACCTGTTCCCCGAGTACCGGTTGATGCTGGAGAGCCAGAATCGGCAGGACCTCATCGATGCGTGA
- a CDS encoding fatty acid--CoA ligase encodes MQDVALTVPAIVAHASAVHGDREVLTARGPRQISGVSYREVGERAARLANALRQIGIRGDERVATLQWSNQEHLDCYAAVPSMGAVLHTLNLRLPPEQLTWIANHAEDRVIIVDSTVLALLAAALPSMTSVRTVLVTGTGDLAAVEGCGKDVLRYDDVVAAQSSTFEWPDVDERSAAAMCYTSGTTGHPKGVVYSHRSTWLHSQAACTSNALGIGHDDTVLAIVPMFHANAWGLPYAAMMAGAQLLLPDRFLQAGPLVEMIEAVRPTMAGAVPTIWTDVLHYLRDNPGHDVSSLKMVACGGSAVPRSLMTAYDELGIRIVQAWGMTETSPLASVALPRSSDTPERSLHLRATQGRVVAGVQARIVDDSGAEQPWDGKSVGEIQVRGPWITQSYYENDSPAASPDGWLRTGDVGTISADALIALTDRSKDVIKSGGEWISSVELENELAAHPAVRTATVIGVPDDKWQERPLAVVVLAAARTATAAELTEFLRARVAKWWLPERWAFVTDIPLTSTGKFDKKKLRRQFADGDLIIETLA; translated from the coding sequence ATGCAGGACGTTGCGTTGACTGTGCCCGCGATCGTGGCCCATGCTTCGGCAGTCCATGGCGATCGCGAGGTGCTGACTGCGCGCGGACCCCGGCAGATCTCTGGGGTGTCCTATCGCGAGGTGGGTGAGCGTGCGGCACGGTTGGCAAATGCTTTGCGCCAGATCGGCATCCGTGGAGATGAGCGTGTCGCGACGCTGCAATGGAGCAACCAGGAGCATCTGGACTGTTACGCGGCGGTGCCGTCGATGGGCGCGGTGCTGCATACGTTGAACCTGCGGCTGCCGCCGGAACAGCTGACGTGGATCGCCAATCATGCCGAGGATCGGGTGATCATCGTCGACAGTACGGTGCTTGCCCTTTTGGCGGCGGCGTTGCCGTCGATGACCTCGGTGCGCACGGTGCTAGTGACCGGAACCGGCGATCTTGCCGCGGTCGAGGGGTGCGGAAAGGACGTCCTACGGTACGACGATGTGGTGGCCGCCCAGTCGAGTACGTTCGAGTGGCCCGATGTCGATGAGCGGTCGGCTGCAGCGATGTGCTATACGAGCGGTACCACCGGGCACCCGAAAGGTGTTGTCTACAGCCATCGTTCGACGTGGTTGCACTCTCAGGCGGCGTGCACCTCGAATGCCTTGGGCATCGGTCATGACGACACGGTGTTGGCGATCGTTCCGATGTTCCACGCCAACGCGTGGGGGTTGCCGTATGCGGCGATGATGGCCGGCGCGCAGCTTCTGCTGCCTGACCGTTTCCTGCAGGCGGGGCCTTTGGTGGAGATGATCGAGGCGGTGCGGCCGACGATGGCGGGGGCGGTGCCGACAATCTGGACCGATGTTCTGCATTACTTGCGCGACAATCCTGGCCATGACGTGAGTTCGCTGAAGATGGTGGCCTGCGGTGGTTCGGCGGTTCCGCGGTCGTTGATGACCGCCTATGACGAGCTGGGCATCCGCATTGTGCAGGCTTGGGGGATGACTGAGACTTCCCCGCTGGCCTCGGTCGCTCTGCCGCGGAGTTCTGATACCCCGGAGAGGTCGCTTCACCTGCGCGCAACCCAAGGCCGGGTGGTGGCCGGTGTGCAGGCCCGCATCGTCGATGACAGCGGTGCAGAACAACCGTGGGACGGAAAATCGGTGGGGGAGATTCAAGTCCGCGGCCCGTGGATCACTCAGTCGTATTACGAGAATGACAGTCCGGCGGCGTCGCCGGACGGGTGGTTGCGTACCGGGGACGTCGGGACGATCAGCGCGGACGCGCTCATCGCGCTGACCGACCGCTCCAAGGATGTCATCAAGTCCGGGGGCGAATGGATCTCCTCGGTGGAATTGGAGAACGAGTTGGCCGCTCACCCTGCGGTGCGCACCGCCACGGTGATTGGAGTGCCCGACGACAAGTGGCAGGAACGGCCGCTGGCGGTGGTCGTCCTGGCTGCCGCCCGCACCGCCACCGCGGCGGAGCTGACCGAATTTCTGCGTGCGCGGGTGGCCAAGTGGTGGCTACCGGAACGGTGGGCGTTCGTCACCGACATTCCGCTGACTTCCACTGGCAAGTTCGACAAGAAGAAGCTGCGCCGCCAGTTCGCCGACGGTGACCTCATCATCGAGACGCTGGCGTGA
- a CDS encoding NAD(P)/FAD-dependent oxidoreductase, with protein MTVQRAVIAGASHAGTQLAASLRREGWDGEIVLVGDESALPYQRPPLSKSYLADKCELAELAIRNSDFYAKQRIRLLDATVAAVDRSAGHVVLSTGDALPYDKLALCTGARPRRLPTPGADLAGVFYLRTAADGEMIREAAGPGRRAVIVGGGYIGLETAASLRALGLEVTLLEATGRVLERVTAPEVSEFFDRIHREEGVNIRTGTLVEALSGDGRVREVILAGGESIPADLVIVGIGVEPNTELAATAGLVVDNGVVIDDQARTSDPDIVAAGDCASHDMARYGRRIRLESVPSAAEQAKVAAATVCGKSKKIAALPWFWSDQYDLKLQIAGLNTGYDEVVLSGDPTRERDFTCFYLRAGELLAADCINRPRDFMFSKRVITQQVAVERAELVLAGSD; from the coding sequence ATGACCGTGCAGCGAGCGGTCATCGCGGGGGCCAGCCACGCGGGCACCCAGCTCGCCGCCAGTCTTCGCCGAGAAGGGTGGGACGGCGAAATCGTCCTCGTCGGCGATGAGTCGGCGTTGCCCTACCAGCGGCCCCCGCTGTCCAAGTCGTACCTGGCCGACAAATGCGAACTGGCCGAACTCGCGATCCGCAACTCGGATTTCTACGCCAAGCAGCGGATCCGACTCCTGGATGCGACGGTGGCGGCGGTCGACCGCTCGGCTGGTCATGTCGTGCTGAGTACCGGCGACGCACTGCCCTACGACAAGCTCGCGCTGTGCACTGGCGCCCGGCCTCGTCGGCTCCCCACCCCGGGAGCGGACCTGGCCGGAGTCTTCTACCTACGCACCGCCGCGGACGGCGAGATGATCCGAGAGGCCGCCGGCCCCGGGCGTCGGGCGGTGATCGTCGGCGGCGGCTACATCGGACTGGAGACAGCCGCCTCGTTGCGTGCACTGGGTCTGGAGGTCACCCTGCTCGAGGCGACCGGGCGCGTCCTTGAACGGGTCACCGCCCCGGAGGTATCGGAGTTCTTCGACCGGATCCACCGGGAGGAGGGCGTCAACATCCGGACGGGCACGCTGGTCGAGGCTCTGTCCGGCGACGGCAGGGTCCGCGAAGTAATCCTGGCCGGTGGCGAATCAATTCCCGCCGACCTCGTCATTGTCGGCATCGGCGTGGAGCCGAACACCGAGCTCGCCGCCACCGCGGGCCTGGTCGTCGACAACGGCGTCGTGATCGACGATCAGGCCCGGACTAGCGACCCCGACATCGTGGCCGCCGGGGACTGCGCCAGCCACGACATGGCCCGTTACGGCCGTCGCATCCGCCTGGAGTCCGTGCCGAGCGCGGCCGAGCAGGCCAAGGTCGCCGCCGCGACCGTCTGTGGGAAGTCCAAGAAGATAGCGGCCCTTCCATGGTTCTGGTCAGATCAATACGACCTCAAGCTCCAGATCGCCGGTCTCAACACCGGGTACGACGAGGTCGTCCTCAGCGGCGACCCGACCCGGGAGCGCGACTTCACCTGCTTCTACCTCCGTGCCGGCGAGCTTCTTGCCGCCGACTGCATCAACCGTCCCCGCGACTTCATGTTCAGCAAGCGGGTCATCACGCAGCAAGTCGCCGTCGAACGGGCCGAACTGGTGCTCGCCGGCTCGGACTGA
- a CDS encoding helix-turn-helix transcriptional regulator, which translates to MLESPAFDPDAVARLRNIMAREGTDEATLIQRDIQAPLRWFREAYPGLDIDQATLLGFALAEQAQLTSFGPLSVPLVSAGSVAEIVELLTYLPLITTAVKAQFHPDDQGLTVGLWGHTSDRALDCLAVTYAGLALLRLLDMLVRAAPTLTLHLSWPAPAALKDREDDLTAGRLFFDAPMSFLHVPADTLNEVCRFSDPVAYRLAIVDLQRTLDQRSETTSFSEKVRRLLQKEPGRRSKHWFAHELSMSTSTLKRRLSEEETTFRELRQAFLRERAMLQLLDRSLSVSEIATDLGYSDLANFSHAFKRWTGRSPSEFRLSPH; encoded by the coding sequence ATGCTCGAGAGCCCGGCGTTTGACCCAGACGCCGTCGCGCGGCTTCGCAACATCATGGCTCGCGAAGGAACCGACGAGGCGACGCTGATTCAGCGTGATATCCAGGCCCCGTTACGGTGGTTTCGTGAGGCGTACCCCGGTCTAGACATCGATCAGGCAACGCTGCTCGGATTTGCGTTAGCCGAACAGGCACAGTTGACGTCCTTCGGCCCGCTGAGTGTTCCGCTGGTCAGCGCGGGCTCAGTGGCCGAGATCGTAGAGCTGCTGACTTATCTGCCGTTGATCACGACGGCTGTCAAAGCACAGTTTCATCCAGATGACCAAGGCCTCACCGTCGGGCTCTGGGGACACACCAGCGATCGTGCCCTGGACTGCCTCGCCGTCACGTACGCCGGGTTGGCGTTGTTGCGACTGCTGGACATGCTCGTCCGTGCGGCGCCGACCCTCACACTCCACTTGAGTTGGCCAGCGCCCGCCGCCTTGAAAGATCGCGAGGACGACCTTACCGCCGGGCGCCTGTTCTTCGACGCTCCGATGTCCTTCCTCCATGTTCCCGCGGACACGCTCAACGAGGTGTGCCGGTTCTCCGATCCCGTCGCATACCGACTCGCCATCGTCGATCTGCAGCGAACTCTCGACCAGCGGAGCGAAACCACGTCGTTCTCGGAGAAGGTGAGACGGCTGCTGCAGAAGGAGCCCGGACGCCGAAGTAAACATTGGTTCGCACATGAGCTGTCGATGTCCACCAGCACACTCAAGCGGCGCCTCTCCGAAGAGGAGACCACCTTTCGCGAGTTGCGCCAAGCATTCCTGCGCGAGCGCGCGATGCTGCAGCTACTCGACCGATCCCTATCGGTGAGTGAGATCGCCACGGATCTCGGATACAGCGACCTCGCCAACTTCTCACACGCCTTCAAGCGATGGACCGGCCGCTCTCCGAGCGAGTTTCGGCTCTCACCACATTGA
- a CDS encoding cytochrome P450: MDRIIQGAHLYDRTRRWVTGTNGEKIFIERPIPPADEVELTDIDLSNPFLYRQGRWKSYYERLRNEAPVHYQAHSAFGPFWSVTRHADIVAVDKNHEVFSSEPFIVIGSPPRFLDIAMFIAMDPPKHDRQRQAVQGVVAPKNLREMEGLIRERVVDVLDALPLGEPFNWVQHVSIELTARMLATLLDFPFEQRRKLVQWSDLATSMEQANGGPSDNDEIFRGMVDMARGLSAHWRDKAARTAAGELPGFDLITMLQSDESTKDLIDRPMEFLGNLVLLIVGGNDTTRNSMSGGVLALNEFPDQFEKLKANPELIPNMVSEIIRWQTPLAHMRRIAKADTVLNGQFIRKGDKVLMWYASGNRDERVFDRPDDLIIDRANARNHISFGFGVHRCMGNRLAEMQLRILWEELLPRFENIEVVGEPEYVQSNFVRGISKLMVRLTPKGGA; the protein is encoded by the coding sequence ATGGACCGAATAATCCAGGGCGCCCACCTCTACGACAGAACGCGGCGCTGGGTCACCGGCACCAACGGTGAAAAAATCTTCATCGAGCGACCGATCCCGCCGGCTGACGAGGTTGAACTGACCGACATCGACCTTAGCAATCCTTTCCTCTATCGTCAGGGTCGCTGGAAGTCCTATTACGAGCGCCTACGCAACGAGGCTCCCGTGCACTATCAGGCCCACAGCGCGTTCGGCCCGTTCTGGTCGGTGACGCGGCATGCCGACATCGTGGCCGTCGACAAGAACCACGAGGTCTTCTCCTCCGAGCCGTTCATCGTCATCGGGAGCCCGCCGCGCTTCCTCGACATTGCGATGTTCATCGCGATGGACCCCCCAAAACACGACCGGCAACGGCAGGCTGTCCAGGGTGTGGTCGCACCGAAGAACCTGCGTGAGATGGAGGGCCTCATCCGCGAGCGGGTGGTAGACGTGCTCGACGCTCTGCCGCTTGGCGAACCGTTCAACTGGGTGCAGCACGTCTCGATCGAGCTAACCGCGCGCATGCTGGCCACGCTGCTGGACTTCCCGTTCGAGCAGCGGCGCAAGCTCGTCCAATGGTCCGATCTCGCCACCTCCATGGAGCAAGCCAACGGTGGGCCCTCGGACAACGACGAGATATTTCGCGGCATGGTCGATATGGCTAGAGGTCTCAGCGCTCACTGGCGGGACAAGGCAGCCCGGACAGCTGCCGGAGAGCTGCCCGGCTTCGATCTGATCACCATGTTGCAGAGCGACGAGAGCACCAAGGACCTGATCGATCGCCCGATGGAGTTCTTGGGCAACTTGGTATTGCTGATCGTGGGTGGCAACGATACGACCCGCAATTCCATGAGCGGTGGTGTTCTGGCGCTGAACGAGTTCCCTGACCAGTTTGAGAAGCTGAAGGCGAACCCCGAGCTGATCCCCAACATGGTCTCGGAGATCATCCGGTGGCAAACCCCGCTCGCGCATATGCGCCGGATCGCCAAGGCCGACACTGTGCTCAACGGGCAGTTCATCCGCAAGGGCGACAAGGTCCTGATGTGGTACGCCTCGGGCAACCGCGACGAGCGCGTGTTCGATCGGCCCGATGACCTGATTATCGATCGGGCCAACGCCCGTAACCACATCTCCTTCGGTTTCGGCGTGCACCGCTGTATGGGTAACCGGCTGGCCGAGATGCAGTTGCGGATCCTGTGGGAGGAGCTGCTTCCGCGGTTCGAGAACATCGAGGTCGTCGGTGAGCCCGAGTACGTGCAGTCCAACTTCGTGAGGGGGATCAGTAAGCTGATGGTCCGCCTCACCCCGAAAGGTGGCGCATGA